In Falco rusticolus isolate bFalRus1 chromosome 7, bFalRus1.pri, whole genome shotgun sequence, the DNA window tatgcGTGATAATCAAAAAGTACATGGACTTTGGTTCTTAAAAGACGCGCTAATTGTGGTCACACATCacctctttctgtttcttgaagGCGATGCTGGTGGTTTAGGTCTGTCTTTCAGATCTCTTGGTGGAAATTTTGGGACCTATCATTATGTTTATTGATAATCTGAGTTTCTTAACTTTTAGAAGCATCATCTACTCTCGGTACATATCTCATCAGAGATATAATATAAAAGTTCTAAAATTAGGAAACGTCCCTTTCAACGAACCTACTTTGCTACAAAAGTTGAGTCGTCAGTATTACTATTTTGAAGAGATGGTGTATTTCTAACCTGTCTTGTGGGAGGAGCAAGGTGAAATAGGCAGGCGTTTGTTTGGACTACTGTACCTGCAATGGAATACTTGTGATGCTGTCTTTGATAGcgtagaaatttaaaatttgcatgATGCAATTGTAGTTGATATCGATTGATTTTATACTTAaagtatgttatttttctttattggaaCCAGATGGAAACCAGCAGTCACAAACAAAGGATTCTGCTGTAGCTACACGGAAAGCAGTCAAAAGGCCAATGCCTAAACTAGATGCCCAGAGGTAATTTTTTACAGagtatttctttccttgatGAATTTGGTATACGGCTGTGGAGAACAATTAAAGTTACTGTGATCCCTGTATGGTCATGGCCAAGTCAAAGATCAGGAGTTTTGGAGATAAAAGTGCCTTTTGTGTGCTGTATCTCAGCCTTTTTATTCCTTGCCTACCTGTATAATGCTGTAACTGGTCAAACTTTCTTGAGTCTCCTTGGGACTTTGTTAAcagatatttattatttatgcatAGGACTCTTCCACcgatgtttttaattttgcttcagaTATAGTACGgtagatttctttctttaattaaggtctgcttcaaaataaaaactcaaTATAATTGTGATTGTGGGGCACTACCTAAAATAGACTTACACCTGACTTACATAGAAACTAGATAAACTGTATAAAGGATTTTAATAGTTTCTTTGCTGTTATCAGTAAAACTGGTGTGAAGTTCTTTATAAGTAATGGAAAGAGTCTGAACTTTCggtttcttccattttaaatagTCTGATGAAGTTAGTGATACCACAGCGATACCAGAGGGTCATGTGTCTAACTAGTTTTACTTGGCCATTATAGACACTAGAACTGACCATGCAGTTTAAAAGTCCTGGTTCTTGCAGCAGTCCTTATCctattttgtgcattttagtAATGACTTCTAATTCTGTAGATCTTTCAAGGAGAGCTCTGTTCAGAGGAATGTGAGGTATTTTTGTTGGCGCGCtggttcttttttgtttgtttgtgagggttttgttggttttgttagAGTGAGAAAGTATGAGTTTTAAATACCTTCCCCCATTTCCTATTACCAGGTTAATTTCGGAAAGGGGACTTCCAGCCCTAAGACACGTGTTCGACAATGTAAAGTTCAAGGGTAAAGGGCATGAGGTAAGACATAatgagcttttgttttgtttcctgggAGGTCAATCTAGATTTTGTAGATTGCTGCCCATCTGATATGGGGAAAATTGATGTTACGCACTGGGTAGCCAGCTTTCTAGCAGTGTTTGAATGTACTCTGATGTGGTTTGTAgttgcaaatttaaaaaatcaaacatacATGAATGTTTTAACAAAATCTATGTTTTGGTCTTAAAACTGTTTTCGTCTACTCCGAAACTAGAATATCACATGTGTGACTCTTTGTATTGTTCATAGAAAGAGGTTTCTGAAGTTGGAGCAGGCTGGTAAGACTGTCTGCTATGTCAGGAATGCCTTTACCATCTCACTTCGTGGTCTGTTTCCTCTCAGTGAAAATACTTGGCTGTTGTGACACCTCTATCCCAaagcttttaatatttaaaaaaaaagtgtgaaataCCACTTAAGCAAAGAGGAAGCAGTATTTTCTCTACAAACTGTCTATGTCTTGGATACACGTATCttaaaagatacattttaaagaaaaataaaaaccttctttttctttaaatatcatCAGACTATTGGCGCACTTGCAAGGATGCCTGTGCATCACTGGTTTACAGAGAACAGTCATGGTAtaaattttctctttacaaCTGGAGGCACAAAGAAACTAGGCAATACTGCAGATCTGACCAAGAATCTTtattaaataagattttttaGATGTACGTTTTTCTGTATGTtctaaacatttaaataaatgccaGCTGTGGCCCTATGGGGgccacatttttattatttttttttcagtctgggTTCAGACCTAGGTTGCTTAAGGGTAACTTGAGAAGCCTGTCAGATACTTTACAGTATATGTAAATGCAGCTCCTGAACCTgaattgctgtttttcttatAGCTTGAAATTGCACCTACAGACTTGGCTGTGGGAAGAAAGATTACCCATGCATTCATATTACTTAAATTTTCAAGAGACTTTCAAGCTGCagatgtttaatatttttagaaatgttactGTCCCGTTTCCCTCGGCAGTCTACTGACTTAGTCAGCTTTTACTAGCTGGATGTCTTCCTTTATGCTCTAGGCAGAGGACCTGAAAACACTCATACGACACATGGAACACTGGGCTCATAGACTGTTTCCAAAATTGCGGTTTGAGGATTTTATTGACAGAGTAGAGTCtttgggaaacaaaaaggaagttCAGGTATGTTTTGCTCTGTCCGTTTCTCTTCATGTAGTATGTGAATATCCATGAATAGTCTAAAAGGTAGATTTAGGAGAGCAATTACACACCAAAAGAGGCCTTTAAGTTATGCATACTGCTAAGGAGTATTATGTTGTTCAAATTAatttatctctttttaaaaatggctcTTTTCAATATTTAAGTTTACATTTAGCTATAACCTTAGTACTTCAGAGAATTGGCTTCAGCTTTTTCAGGACATCTTCAACCAAAGTAATTTGCTTAAGAGTGCTTGAACTTGTTGGATTTAGGggggtgggttggttggttgttaATGTTTGAACCTCAGAAAGAAGACTTAGGACAAATGCTGCTTCATCTGGCTAGATGGTAGGTGAAGAACTAGGCATATGATCCACAGCTTTAAAAGTTGTGGGTCAAACAGACATGTAgtgaaaggaatattttttttcagagtaataaagtgtaaaaagaaatttggaGTAGTGTTAAAAACATATCTGTAAGAAAATCTTTTGTGCAACACTGCTGAAGTATCAGTGCTTTAACCTCTCATTTGCAGACCTGCCTAAAGCGAATTAGACTTGATCTTCCTATTTTACATGAAGACTTTGCAGGTAACGAAGGTATGCTCATTGTGCTGTTTGTTGAGTAGTTCAGTGCTTAAAATTACTTTACTTTCCCTCCTACTGACCAGAAATGAATGAATCATGGTATGTTTTTGTAATGTAGAAGAAATTCTTGAGTGGTTCTCTATTTTAAAACCAAGCTTCTGTGAGACTTCCAATAACAAAACTGAGCTGGTTCTTGTATTAAAatgctatatataaatataaaataaataaatgaattcgTGTGGTGTactgaaaggaaatggaaagtgGGTATTATTACCAGCATTGTTAGAAATATGCTTCAAAAAAACTGCTAAACCCACAATTATTAAGTGAACATACTGGTTTGTATTGTACTCATATGAGCATGCTGTCTGAAGATTTCTTGGATCTTGTTAATGCAGAAATCAAAGACTCGTGGTACTGTTTATACTACAAGCTGTTGCTGTGCAGTCAGGCTGTAGTGCCCTTTACAGAGAAAGCAGTTATTAATGCTTGTGGGCACCCTTGTGTCTGTTTGTCAGTCTTGGCATATAGCAGCTATTGagcatttcttcttccaatATAAAAATGCAGCCACTTAACAAGTAGGTAATTTAAGAGTCTCTTGCAATCAGATTATAGTTTTTAGACTAGAAggaaatagtttttttaaatttaaaaagagcaGAGTTCATCTGGTACTTTGAAAGAAACTTTATTAGCAGAAATGAATTTCAGTTGTTCCTAAGATCCTTTGTAGGTGTTCACACTTCCACTGTGAGTCTCTCTTGGAAAATTATCTACCCGTTGTCCAGTTTGTTTTCATGTGAACCTCAGCCTCCAGACAAGCCAGTGCCTGGGGAAGGTCTTCTGGTGGATGAGTTAACAGATGGTGAAGCCTTGCCTCACCTGTGGGACCACCTTTGGGCAGTCAGTGAGATGTGGCTGCCTTCACTGTTGGCTGCATTTGCGAGCGATGGAATGCAGCCGTAAGCAGCCACAAACAGTAAAGCAAATGGTTCCTGCCGACAGTGTCTGTAGAGCTATCAGATTTTTCTGTGCGATGGTTCCATACACTTGTATTTAAATGCGGTTCTGATCTGTTCCTGAACTATGGTAGCGAGAGTACTGCTACAACTGGTCAGTCTTCAGTTGAAAAACTTGTCttgcagttttgaaataaaaactcaaGCTAGAATATTGTATTAAAAACCAAATCCTTGTTGTCACCTAACTTCTGTATTCACAGGCTTAAAGCGGTGGCAGAGGCACAAGCATGCTTGGCCTTAGGTACTCTTTCAGAGtgctctgcttctctgttgGTGGGTGAAGTTTGAATAATGGAGTTGGACAGCCTCTGTTTTGCATGTGTTATGTGGCAAATGAGTTAATATTCCATAACAGTAGCACACTGAATTCAAAACTGACTATTCGGTGTCAATGTTTGAACCTCTGTCTGATTCTGGTAACTAGTCCTGTGGCTTCCCAACAGACAGTGTCCTGTTGATAGGGgtgggaagaaaattatctgCCCTTTCGGTAAGGTTTGCCTGAATTGACTGCTTTTCACCATCAGGCACAGCTCATGATTGCTAACGTAGTAGACAGAGCTATGCCTCTCCTAAACCAAGGCTTTTATGGTTGTATGTGTGAGATCTCCCACAAGTGTTTGTTTCTAACCAGGTGGTGGAGGGGAGAGCAATGGGCTGGACACGGCCATTGAAGATGAACCTTCCTGCCCTGGAAATGCAGAACAACAACTCGCTTCTCTGTCTGGTACAACTCTTACGGAAGAGCACCAGCAGCGAATGATGAAGAACAGGCAGCTGGCCTTGGAGCGTAGGCGAGCAAAGATGCAGTGTAACAGCCACTCGCAACACAATGGTAATCAACTAGGTAACTTCGGTGTGTAACTTAAGTGGTAATGTTTTAAGGTCAGTAGCCTGGGAAGCTCATACAACTGAGCTGCTGAGTGAATTTAATGGAAATGGTAGTGATTGCTTTTCTAGTAAGTAGCAAAATGTGTAACTGAAACTTAAACTGTTACTGTAGTTGGACAACTCCAAAGCCAAGTCAGAACTGCTCTCCCTACTTAGTTGTCATGCCCAGTTGTGACAGCTTGGTCTTTGAAATGAAACTCAGCTTGCTGGGCATCTCTGGGGCTGGCTTTCCCGCAGACTGATTCTGGTGGTAGAAGCTGCGGttaaagacacagaaacaaTGTTTTCTCATGGTAGGaaattgatttttgttttgtttgggtttttttcagcagagctcTCCACTAGTTACTTGGCAGAGGAGATTAATACCCCAGGGGCTCAGGATCCTGCTGACTTTATTGAAGACATGGAAGGTACCACAGCTGAGGGTGCGGTTACAGATGCTGAAGATGAAGAGTTGGAATATGCCACTGAAGAGCAGTAACTGTTCCCCATACTTTGGGCCACTTTCTTGACCAGAAGACTTTGAAGTATTATCATTATATTGAAATGTAGCTGGCTC includes these proteins:
- the TIPIN gene encoding TIMELESS-interacting protein isoform X3 — translated: MIDPLENNLFELPDYENTEDETFPPLPPPASPGRDDAEWAQANGDGNQQSQTKDSAVATRKAVKRPMPKLDAQRLISERGLPALRHVFDNVKFKGKGHEAEDLKTLIRHMEHWAHRLFPKLRFEDFIDRVESLGNKKEVQTCLKRIRLDLPILHEDFAGGGGESNGLDTAIEDEPSCPGNAEQQLASLSGTTLTEEHQQRMMKNRQLALERRRAKMQCNSHSQHNGNQLAELSTSYLAEEINTPGAQDPADFIEDMEGTTAEGAVTDAEDEELEYATEEQ
- the TIPIN gene encoding TIMELESS-interacting protein isoform X1, with the protein product MIDPLENNLFELPDYENTEDETFPPLPPPASPGRDDAEWAQANGDGNQQSQTKDSAVATRKAVKRPMPKLDAQRLISERGLPALRHVFDNVKFKGKGHEAEDLKTLIRHMEHWAHRLFPKLRFEDFIDRVESLGNKKEVQTCLKRIRLDLPILHEDFAGNEGGGGESNGLDTAIEDEPSCPGNAEQQLASLSGTTLTEEHQQRMMKNRQLALERRRAKMQCNSHSQHNGNQLAELSTSYLAEEINTPGAQDPADFIEDMEGTTAEGAVTDAEDEELEYATEEQ
- the TIPIN gene encoding TIMELESS-interacting protein isoform X5, producing MIDPLENNLFELPDYENTEDETFPPLPPPASPGRDDAEWAQANGDGNQQSQTKDSAVATRKAVKRPMPKLDAQRLISERGLPALRHVFDNVKFKGKGHEAEDLKTLIRHMEHWAHRLFPKLRFEDFIDRVESLGNKKEVQTCLKRIRLDLPILHEDFAGNEGGGGESNGLDTAIEDEPSCPGNAEQQLASLSGTTLTEEHQQRMMKNRQLALERRRAKMQCNSHSQHNELSTSYLAEEINTPGAQDPADFIEDMEGTTAEGAVTDAEDEELEYATEEQ
- the TIPIN gene encoding TIMELESS-interacting protein isoform X4 is translated as MIDPLENNLFELPDYENTEDETFPPLPPPASPGRDDAEWAQANGDGNQQSQTKDSAVATRKAVKRPMPKLDAQRLISERGLPALRHVFDNVKFKGKGHEAEDLKTLIRHMEHWAHRLFPKLRFEDFIDRVESLGNKKEVQTCLKRIRLDLPILHEDFAGNEGGGGESNGLDTAIEDEPSCPGNAEQQLASLSGTTLTEEHQQRMMKNRQLALERRRAKMQCNSHSQHNAELSTSYLAEEINTPGAQDPADFIEDMEGTTAEGAVTDAEDEELEYATEEQ
- the TIPIN gene encoding TIMELESS-interacting protein isoform X2, which produces MIDPLENNLFELPDYENTEDETFPPLPPPASPGRDDAEWAQANGDGNQQSQTKDSAVATRKAVKRPMPKLDAQRLISERGLPALRHVFDNVKFKGKGHEAEDLKTLIRHMEHWAHRLFPKLRFEDFIDRVESLGNKKEVQTCLKRIRLDLPILHEDFAGNEGGGGESNGLDTAIEDEPSCPGNAEQQLASLSGTTLTEEHQQRMMKNRQLALERRRAKMQCNSHSQHNGNQLELSTSYLAEEINTPGAQDPADFIEDMEGTTAEGAVTDAEDEELEYATEEQ